From Methanobrevibacter sp., the proteins below share one genomic window:
- a CDS encoding S-layer family protein yields the protein MNTKLKKSIIVLMVFFVLIISIGPISATADLSTKEMLASNDNIGLNDNLKESSTDTLSSNEKTFTDLNTEINNNNEVNLEADYVYSSGDSFNNGIQINKEVTINGHGHTVNPNGNLLFDIGTDGLLTLNDMTIVNTYSSPNPMIKNGGTLILNNVTFTVERRILSSFTSGSKYITIENDGIMNVENCTFKDSYIHSDAITSTTKQLSIYGLIYNTNTITIKNTIFENNKLYNPSTDKMGKTIDICAILHNKNNMSLDNITIKNTNVSYVAASGNHFEGIIFNEKGTLTINRSTIVNNSIIFPNTKNIYLKGIIYSESSDSILNVSNTIIADNTNLQMTDSKPMVEYKGTANLNSNYWGTNTPNFKNLITGTEPTNYINITFNPSEVTAGEEKVFDITFSLNDEIVTAIPTYNITIRSDKTGTKIVKIENGIGHYNYISNTPGNDTIHIQDNEYTITTTMSQSGTFTDLNELISKNSEIELTKDYTFDETTDSALQTGIQIDKEVTINGNGYTINSTDLARLFNIGTAGKLTLKNITLITNNVVTSSATSNANILNKGELNFDGVIFTSQRIWTTGTVIASAIFNYDDNSKMSINNSIFKDSLVNYTSTTETLNPYGLIYNKGSLSINNTIFRNNGIYSTGKALSSQNGGLIYDAGNSLVIENTQIEKNFVKHNTTGNAISVLYGLIYVQGKTVTINNCNFKENNISTISENANANAFGVICMKGGELNIANSKFIKNNAKTGSAISTYLTATTINSNNNIFEENTATNGGSIYIYHNSILNSENDIYKKNAAENGGAIYVKTSNSNIGEISVKNSIFEENGANIGSAIYSSNKTNVNNNYWGNNNPKFEILITNGINSQTPNNHAILVIEGDSEIIPEYTKTYSVRFKTNDTNDLSKLPDYKVNLTATNKLSDENITIKGASASFNYTSTLDEITDIIKVSVNSNELATFEVTVKEDANAKGTFKELDRIIRKSTDEINLIKDYSFDATIDSGLENGIVIDKQVIINGHGFKINSTNLAKLFSVTKTGNLTLKDVIVLTDYATTGNPVKDKASLKNNGIVTLDNVTFTSKQTLTTATTYLSSPIYNNGILNIANSKFINSTIETSAQTCYGLIDNDGELKISNTLFDKNSMIESSKYSAIYANGLIHNKGNLTLNLVNVTNNYIKTPYNSYGLIRGDTNGAITINNSIFENNVLDSKDDNAQGTVLYLESGTAKISNSKFIKNIGARSGGAIYTIIPTTFINNTFEKNTATDSGGAIYTGNAKTLFANNTFKDNEANTGGAIYSSELTSANGNQFISNRATKHGGAIYSNTIGTMEKPIENNIFINNEALENGGAIYSKNGVRVNKSTIQGNKAGNGAAIYSAATGGSESVKTSSIKNTIFDSNVIKSSSGKLVYFYGKSIAENNYWGNNNINFTELIGVNGGTFTAPENITIIIIEGNTTLSSSDTYTVKFVNNNTGITVALNDYEAEVSSNLNPVTPTIISIKNGVGSFRYNAENNGQDTIKISKNNVEITNATVTVILPKKPVNIDDALVIVNDKNLTFTFTFKLPENAMGTFTVKIGETTKTASLVNGSATIKLSGLPAGLQTANITYSGDENYESTAKQTNITVAKQEVKSSTITTVTAPKYGKTASYAIKLPATATGTLTVTVDGKKYTKTIVNGEATVTIPKLAVGKHTIKIAYSGDNNYKGVSKTSTATIVKPKVTPTIYAKNKVFKVKTKVKKYSITLKHGKKALKKVKVYLKVKGKTYTAKTNSKGEATFKITKLTKKGIYKSSITYKGSATYKKVTKYVKITAKR from the coding sequence ATGAATACGAAACTTAAAAAATCAATAATTGTACTGATGGTTTTTTTTGTTCTAATCATATCAATAGGACCAATATCCGCAACTGCCGACCTTTCAACAAAGGAAATGTTGGCAAGTAATGACAATATTGGCCTTAATGATAATCTAAAAGAATCATCAACAGACACACTTTCTTCAAATGAAAAAACATTTACAGATTTAAATACTGAAATAAATAATAATAATGAAGTCAATTTAGAAGCTGATTATGTTTATTCTTCAGGAGATAGTTTTAACAACGGAATTCAGATTAATAAAGAAGTAACAATAAACGGACATGGACATACAGTAAATCCAAATGGAAATCTATTGTTTGATATAGGAACTGATGGATTATTAACCTTAAATGACATGACCATTGTGAACACATATTCTAGTCCAAACCCCATGATTAAAAATGGAGGAACATTAATATTAAATAATGTAACATTTACTGTTGAAAGACGCATATTATCATCATTTACAAGTGGTTCCAAATACATCACAATTGAAAATGATGGAATAATGAATGTGGAAAATTGTACATTTAAAGATTCATATATCCACAGTGATGCAATAACAAGTACCACAAAACAACTTTCAATATATGGATTAATTTACAATACAAACACAATAACTATAAAAAATACAATTTTTGAAAATAATAAACTTTACAACCCTTCAACCGACAAGATGGGAAAAACAATCGACATCTGTGCAATATTACATAACAAAAATAATATGTCATTAGACAATATAACCATAAAAAATACAAATGTAAGTTATGTGGCAGCATCAGGTAACCATTTTGAAGGAATTATTTTTAATGAAAAAGGCACATTAACAATTAATAGGAGTACAATTGTAAATAATTCAATAATTTTCCCAAATACCAAGAATATCTATCTAAAAGGAATAATTTACAGTGAATCTTCTGACAGTATCCTAAATGTATCCAATACAATTATTGCTGACAATACCAATTTGCAAATGACCGATTCAAAACCAATGGTTGAATATAAAGGCACAGCTAATTTAAATAGCAATTATTGGGGTACGAATACTCCAAATTTCAAAAATTTAATTACAGGTACTGAACCAACAAACTACATCAACATTACATTCAATCCTTCAGAAGTAACTGCAGGTGAAGAAAAAGTGTTTGATATTACTTTTAGTTTGAATGATGAGATTGTGACCGCAATACCAACATACAACATTACAATAAGGTCAGATAAAACCGGAACCAAAATTGTTAAAATTGAAAACGGAATCGGACACTATAATTACATTTCAAATACACCAGGTAACGATACAATACATATTCAAGATAATGAATATACTATCACAACCACAATGAGTCAATCCGGAACATTTACCGATTTAAATGAATTAATCAGTAAAAACAGTGAAATTGAATTAACAAAAGATTATACATTTGATGAAACTACAGATTCCGCATTACAAACTGGAATTCAAATCGATAAAGAAGTAACAATTAACGGTAACGGATACACTATCAACAGTACTGATCTTGCCAGATTATTCAATATTGGAACTGCTGGAAAATTAACTTTAAAAAATATTACATTAATAACCAACAATGTAGTCACCAGCAGTGCAACAAGCAATGCGAATATTTTAAATAAAGGTGAACTCAATTTTGATGGAGTCATATTTACAAGCCAAAGAATTTGGACCACTGGAACAGTTATTGCTTCTGCAATATTCAACTATGATGATAATTCAAAAATGAGCATTAACAATAGTATTTTTAAGGATTCACTTGTTAACTACACTTCAACAACTGAAACTTTAAACCCTTATGGATTAATATACAATAAAGGAAGTTTATCTATAAATAATACCATATTCAGAAATAACGGAATTTATTCAACTGGAAAAGCCCTGAGTAGTCAAAATGGTGGATTAATCTATGATGCAGGTAATTCATTAGTAATAGAAAATACCCAAATCGAAAAGAACTTTGTAAAACATAACACAACTGGAAATGCAATATCTGTATTATACGGTTTAATTTATGTTCAAGGAAAAACTGTTACAATAAACAACTGTAACTTTAAAGAAAACAATATATCAACCATCTCAGAAAATGCTAATGCAAATGCATTTGGTGTTATTTGTATGAAAGGCGGAGAGCTAAATATTGCCAATTCCAAATTTATTAAAAATAATGCAAAAACCGGATCTGCAATAAGCACATATTTAACTGCAACTACAATCAACTCAAACAATAACATATTTGAAGAGAACACCGCAACAAATGGAGGATCAATTTATATTTATCATAATTCTATTTTAAACAGCGAAAATGATATTTATAAAAAGAATGCTGCGGAAAATGGTGGAGCTATCTATGTTAAAACATCAAACTCAAACATTGGAGAAATATCTGTTAAAAACTCTATTTTTGAAGAAAATGGTGCAAATATAGGTTCTGCGATTTACAGTTCAAACAAGACAAATGTAAATAATAACTACTGGGGAAATAATAACCCTAAATTTGAAATTTTAATTACAAATGGAATTAATAGTCAAACACCAAACAATCATGCCATACTTGTAATTGAAGGAGATTCAGAAATCATTCCAGAATATACAAAAACATATTCTGTTAGATTTAAAACAAATGATACAAATGACCTTTCTAAATTGCCAGATTACAAGGTTAACTTAACTGCAACCAATAAATTATCTGATGAAAATATTACCATCAAAGGAGCATCTGCTTCATTCAATTATACTTCAACATTAGATGAAATTACAGACATCATCAAAGTTTCTGTTAATTCAAATGAATTAGCTACTTTTGAAGTTACTGTTAAAGAAGATGCAAATGCAAAAGGAACATTTAAAGAATTAGATAGAATTATTAGAAAATCAACAGATGAAATTAATTTAATTAAAGATTATTCATTTGATGCAACTATTGATTCTGGTTTAGAAAATGGAATTGTCATCGATAAACAAGTAATTATTAACGGACATGGATTTAAAATAAACAGCACTAATTTAGCTAAATTATTCAGCGTAACAAAAACTGGTAATTTAACTTTAAAAGATGTTATTGTTTTAACTGATTATGCAACTACAGGAAATCCGGTTAAAGATAAAGCTAGCTTAAAAAATAATGGAATTGTAACTTTAGACAATGTCACATTTACAAGTAAACAAACATTAACCACAGCTACCACCTATTTATCCAGTCCAATATACAATAACGGAATTTTAAACATTGCTAACAGTAAATTTATTAATTCAACAATTGAAACCAGCGCTCAAACTTGTTATGGATTAATTGATAACGATGGAGAATTAAAAATTTCAAATACCCTTTTTGATAAAAACTCAATGATTGAATCCTCAAAATACAGTGCAATCTATGCAAATGGATTAATACACAACAAAGGCAATTTAACCTTAAATCTAGTTAATGTTACTAACAACTATATTAAAACACCATATAATAGCTATGGACTTATAAGAGGAGATACAAACGGAGCAATAACCATCAACAATAGTATTTTTGAAAACAATGTGTTAGATTCTAAAGACGACAATGCACAAGGTACTGTATTATACTTAGAATCAGGAACTGCAAAAATTTCAAACTCCAAATTTATTAAAAATATTGGAGCTAGAAGCGGTGGTGCCATATACACTATAATCCCTACTACATTCATTAACAACACATTCGAAAAAAATACTGCTACAGATTCAGGTGGAGCAATATACACCGGCAATGCAAAAACATTATTTGCAAACAATACATTTAAGGATAATGAAGCAAATACCGGCGGAGCAATATATTCCAGTGAATTAACCTCAGCAAATGGAAACCAGTTTATCAGCAACCGTGCAACTAAACATGGAGGAGCAATTTACTCCAATACTATTGGAACAATGGAAAAACCAATTGAAAATAACATATTCATAAACAATGAAGCACTTGAAAATGGTGGGGCAATCTACTCTAAAAATGGAGTAAGAGTAAATAAAAGCACAATACAAGGAAATAAAGCTGGAAACGGTGCTGCAATTTATTCTGCTGCAACTGGAGGAAGCGAATCAGTGAAAACTTCTTCCATCAAAAATACAATTTTTGACAGCAATGTCATTAAATCATCCTCTGGAAAATTAGTGTATTTCTATGGAAAATCCATTGCAGAAAACAACTATTGGGGAAACAATAATATTAACTTCACCGAATTAATTGGAGTTAACGGAGGAACATTCACTGCACCAGAAAACATTACAATAATAATCATTGAAGGAAATACCACATTATCTTCTTCAGATACATACACTGTTAAATTTGTAAACAACAATACAGGAATAACTGTTGCATTGAATGATTATGAAGCGGAAGTTTCATCCAATTTAAATCCAGTTACTCCTACAATAATCAGCATTAAAAATGGTGTTGGAAGTTTCCGGTATAATGCTGAAAACAATGGTCAGGACACCATAAAAATTAGTAAAAATAATGTTGAAATAACCAATGCCACAGTAACTGTAATCCTTCCTAAAAAACCAGTTAATATTGATGATGCTTTAGTGATTGTCAATGACAAAAACTTAACATTCACATTCACCTTCAAATTACCTGAAAATGCAATGGGAACATTTACCGTTAAAATTGGTGAAACAACAAAAACTGCATCATTAGTAAATGGATCTGCAACCATCAAGTTATCTGGATTGCCTGCAGGATTACAAACTGCAAATATCACATATAGCGGTGATGAAAATTACGAATCCACAGCTAAACAGACCAATATTACAGTAGCAAAACAAGAAGTTAAATCAAGCACCATAACAACTGTAACTGCACCAAAATATGGCAAAACTGCATCTTATGCCATTAAATTACCAGCTACAGCAACAGGAACTTTAACAGTGACTGTTGACGGTAAAAAATATACTAAAACTATTGTAAATGGTGAAGCTACAGTAACAATACCGAAATTAGCAGTGGGAAAACATACCATAAAAATCGCATATTCAGGCGATAATAACTACAAAGGTGTTAGCAAAACTTCAACAGCAACTATTGTTAAACCGAAAGTAACTCCTACAATATATGCTAAAAATAAAGTCTTCAAAGTTAAAACTAAAGTTAAAAAATATTCTATAACTTTAAAGCATGGTAAAAAAGCACTTAAAAAAGTAAAAGTGTATTTAAAAGTTAAAGGTAAAACTTACACTGCTAAAACTAATAGTAAAGGAGAAGCAACCTTTAAAATTACCAAATTAACCAAAAAAGGAATTTACAAAAGTAGCATCACATACAAAGGAAGTGCAACATACAAAAAAGTTACAAAATATGTAAAAATTACTGCCAAAAGATAG
- the rplJ gene encoding 50S ribosomal protein L16 produces MVRAYTRRDYIRKTPNSRIVQYDMGNLKDEFPVSVSLAVKKPTQIRHNSLEAARIASNRLMQRAAGRMGYHLKLRVYPHQIVRENPMATGAGADRVQSGMRNAFGKPVSVEAIVKKDQRIVTIDCHAKNFEQAKVALKRAGMKIPVPCKIVVDKGADLVK; encoded by the coding sequence ATGGTTCGTGCTTATACAAGAAGAGATTATATTAGAAAAACCCCAAATTCAAGAATTGTACAATATGATATGGGTAATTTAAAAGATGAATTCCCAGTATCTGTAAGTTTAGCTGTTAAAAAACCAACTCAAATTAGACACAACTCTTTGGAAGCTGCAAGGATTGCTTCTAACAGATTAATGCAAAGGGCTGCTGGTAGAATGGGTTACCACTTAAAATTAAGAGTTTACCCTCACCAAATTGTAAGGGAAAACCCGATGGCAACTGGTGCAGGTGCAGATAGGGTACAAAGTGGTATGAGAAATGCTTTTGGTAAACCTGTTAGTGTTGAAGCTATTGTTAAAAAAGATCAAAGAATTGTTACTATTGATTGTCACGCTAAAAACTTTGAACAAGCTAAAGTTGCATTAAAAAGAGCAGGTATGAAAATACCAGTTCCATGTAAAATAGTTGTTGACAAAGGCGCAGATTTAGTTAAATAG
- a CDS encoding KEOPS complex subunit Pcc1, with amino-acid sequence MKIKGKIHLNYKDSESAKLVFDSLEIDNENYLKSELKENEIIYKINSKTLGSFLSTADDLIASEIVVEKILGETQ; translated from the coding sequence ATGAAAATAAAAGGAAAAATACATTTAAATTATAAAGACAGCGAATCTGCAAAATTAGTGTTTGATTCCTTAGAAATAGATAATGAAAATTATTTAAAATCCGAATTAAAAGAAAATGAAATAATTTATAAAATCAATAGCAAAACCTTAGGTAGTTTCTTATCAACTGCTGATGATCTTATTGCATCTGAAATTGTTGTTGAAAAAATATTGGGCGAAACACAATAA
- a CDS encoding nucleotidyltransferase family protein — protein MSQVLDILKRDKELFFNDLNMDFEVSDTTSDINLIADFTEYNPLHNGHFHCMKTAKHMFPDSLFVAIVPGLFERSGRGIPYILPRENRAEIAISVGADVVVEGPPMGIMGSGQYSLCLCKMFKALNTDYIPRGYKPKEGFDEILKRINLGHHIAPKPYKIVDKTTNEIVLKDKLEEDNYVITSFANSLSKIGFDYSNKFIFVKRIEGVSGTLIRESILNDDFDNVLDMMPSKTIEVLKREIKNDSIIYGIRDEDSILNTANAFDFKELSDLNLFNDKLAKNILDNGPYDNLEELEKFILHGFSSHFRQRILSILENSISKKDISRYIDKYPSNIRILGYKNNEVLEKFIKKVNNENISLFRG, from the coding sequence ATGTCCCAAGTTTTAGATATTCTCAAAAGAGATAAGGAATTATTTTTCAATGATTTGAATATGGATTTTGAAGTTTCGGATACTACTTCAGATATTAATTTGATAGCAGATTTTACCGAGTATAATCCTTTGCATAATGGTCATTTTCATTGCATGAAAACTGCAAAACACATGTTTCCTGATTCATTATTTGTAGCTATTGTGCCAGGATTATTTGAAAGAAGTGGTAGGGGAATTCCATATATATTGCCAAGAGAAAATAGGGCGGAAATTGCAATTTCTGTTGGGGCAGATGTTGTTGTGGAGGGTCCTCCTATGGGAATCATGGGGTCTGGCCAATATTCTTTATGTCTTTGTAAGATGTTTAAAGCATTAAACACTGATTATATTCCCCGAGGATACAAACCAAAAGAAGGGTTTGATGAAATATTGAAAAGAATAAATTTGGGTCATCATATTGCTCCAAAACCCTATAAAATTGTCGATAAGACAACAAATGAAATTGTTCTCAAAGATAAACTTGAAGAGGATAATTATGTGATAACTTCATTTGCCAATTCTTTAAGCAAAATAGGTTTTGATTATTCAAATAAATTCATTTTCGTTAAGCGAATTGAAGGGGTAAGCGGAACTTTAATTCGTGAAAGCATATTAAATGATGATTTTGATAATGTTTTAGACATGATGCCTTCAAAAACAATTGAAGTTTTAAAAAGAGAAATCAAAAATGATTCTATAATTTATGGGATTAGGGATGAGGATTCTATTTTAAACACTGCTAATGCATTTGATTTTAAAGAACTGTCTGATTTGAATCTATTTAATGATAAACTGGCTAAAAATATCCTTGACAATGGGCCGTATGATAATCTGGAAGAATTGGAAAAATTCATACTGCATGGATTTTCATCACACTTTCGTCAAAGAATATTGAGTATTCTGGAAAATTCTATTTCGAAAAAAGATATTTCCCGATATATTGATAAATACCCATCAAATATCAGAATATTGGGATATAAAAATAATGAAGTATTGGAAAAATTTATAAAAAAAGTAAATAATGAAAATATTTCATTATTTAGGGGTTAA
- a CDS encoding dihydroorotase family protein: MDFVIKNCRLVNKFGEYHIKVENGKITKISKTPIKSDEIIDIEDNYIMPGFIDPHVHFRDPGLTQKEDFKTGSLSAANGGFATVIDMPNTLPKTNTYKTLKEKIEIAKKKSFVNFELQAGTNNLEEMEKMMELHPIAFKVFMDLQSDESLEKIFSDLSTLRTTTEYNGLVAVHCEKKDIVESKTTKLKEKSENKPIDYSYARPSESEDESVRQAIELARKNNLRLHVCHLSSVRSLEMVKNTGNMEISWEFTPHHLLLDNSSYNTYGTFIKTNPPLRPENESVRIKDLDENSIIGTDHAPHTLEDKTKGVWNSSPGIPNLETVVPLILTEVNKGNVNLNMLPHIFSSNIAKIFGLKNKGEIAIGKDADFTVINLKQEGQFNIDEFKTKAEYSPFDGWTYTGQPVMTIANGKVVMNKL; encoded by the coding sequence ATGGATTTTGTAATTAAAAATTGCAGGTTAGTCAATAAGTTTGGAGAATATCACATTAAGGTGGAAAATGGTAAAATAACCAAAATATCAAAAACACCCATTAAATCTGATGAAATAATTGACATTGAAGACAATTATATAATGCCCGGCTTTATTGACCCTCATGTTCATTTTAGAGATCCGGGACTAACACAAAAGGAAGATTTTAAAACAGGAAGTTTAAGTGCTGCAAATGGAGGATTTGCAACTGTAATAGACATGCCCAATACACTTCCAAAAACAAACACCTATAAAACACTTAAAGAAAAAATTGAAATTGCAAAAAAGAAATCCTTTGTTAATTTTGAACTTCAGGCCGGAACAAACAACCTCGAGGAAATGGAAAAAATGATGGAACTGCATCCGATTGCATTTAAAGTATTTATGGATTTGCAAAGCGATGAAAGTTTAGAAAAAATATTCAGTGATTTGTCAACTCTAAGAACAACAACCGAATATAACGGCCTTGTTGCTGTACATTGTGAAAAGAAAGATATCGTTGAAAGTAAAACCACAAAATTAAAAGAAAAATCTGAAAACAAGCCAATTGACTATTCTTATGCAAGACCATCTGAAAGTGAAGATGAATCTGTCAGACAGGCAATAGAACTTGCAAGAAAAAATAATTTAAGACTGCACGTCTGCCATTTAAGTTCAGTCAGATCATTAGAAATGGTAAAAAATACAGGCAATATGGAAATATCATGGGAATTTACACCTCACCATTTACTGCTCGACAATTCATCATACAACACATATGGAACGTTTATAAAAACCAATCCGCCTCTAAGGCCTGAAAATGAAAGTGTGAGGATAAAAGATTTGGATGAAAATTCGATTATTGGTACTGACCATGCTCCTCATACCCTTGAAGATAAAACAAAAGGAGTTTGGAACTCATCACCAGGAATACCTAATTTAGAAACAGTTGTTCCATTGATTTTAACTGAAGTGAACAAAGGAAACGTTAATTTAAACATGTTGCCCCACATCTTTTCATCAAACATCGCCAAAATCTTCGGCCTTAAGAATAAAGGCGAAATAGCTATTGGAAAAGATGCTGATTTTACAGTAATAAACCTAAAACAGGAAGGTCAATTTAACATTGATGAATTTAAAACAAAAGCAGAATATTCTCCATTTGATGGTTGGACTTATACAGGACAGCCAGTAATGACAATAGCCAATGGAAAAGTAGTAATGAACAAATTATAA
- a CDS encoding 4Fe-4S binding protein, producing the protein MIVFNEDGCIKCGACEGTCPTSAIEVTPNAIVHCDTCGEEPKCADVCPNGALKVEEYEIADGISQARLIFNSVLCDSCGKCEEVCPQETIKVTGAKLKEVEGFCVMCQKCVDICPVDVIGIPGVKEPAEYDLDLKGKGPVYIADCVGCGSCVEPCPVGAITLDEIGSPVTVSDDCIKCGLCSQTCPWNAIFISEKKPIKRSKEIKSFTFDSAKCIGCNTCVEACPGDFIVANNATLTVAIPSVCAACGLCVKLCPVDALDIDIEWGEGSPVDAEGIGRDVEKCDFIGACANKCPTEAIRVVTKTGMSCPSLVETDAEPSFTSCIRCGACASVCPNDSLKVEQYEVMIDGTPVARDRIAFNPSKCDQCGDCIEACPYDMIHKTENPKLPIAGFCTLCGQCLEACPEDALCYK; encoded by the coding sequence ATGATTGTATTTAACGAAGATGGCTGTATCAAATGTGGGGCTTGTGAAGGTACTTGTCCTACTTCAGCTATTGAAGTAACACCTAACGCTATTGTGCATTGTGACACTTGTGGTGAAGAACCTAAATGTGCAGATGTTTGCCCTAACGGAGCATTGAAAGTAGAAGAATACGAAATTGCTGATGGCATTTCCCAAGCAAGATTAATATTTAACTCTGTATTATGTGATTCCTGTGGCAAATGTGAAGAAGTTTGCCCACAAGAAACTATTAAAGTCACTGGTGCAAAATTAAAAGAAGTTGAAGGTTTTTGTGTAATGTGTCAAAAATGTGTTGACATTTGCCCTGTTGATGTAATTGGTATTCCTGGCGTTAAAGAACCTGCTGAATATGACCTTGACCTCAAAGGTAAAGGTCCAGTTTATATCGCTGATTGTGTAGGATGTGGATCTTGTGTAGAACCTTGTCCTGTAGGCGCTATCACTCTTGATGAAATAGGAAGTCCTGTTACTGTAAGTGACGATTGTATTAAATGCGGATTATGTTCACAAACATGTCCATGGAATGCAATTTTCATTTCTGAGAAAAAACCTATCAAACGTTCAAAAGAAATTAAATCATTCACTTTTGATTCAGCTAAATGTATTGGATGTAACACTTGTGTAGAAGCATGTCCTGGTGACTTCATTGTCGCCAATAATGCTACTTTAACTGTAGCTATTCCTAGTGTATGTGCTGCATGTGGTTTGTGTGTAAAACTTTGTCCTGTTGATGCATTAGATATTGATATTGAATGGGGTGAAGGTTCACCTGTAGATGCTGAAGGTATTGGCAGAGATGTGGAAAAATGTGACTTCATTGGTGCATGTGCTAACAAATGTCCTACTGAAGCAATTCGCGTAGTTACCAAAACTGGTATGTCTTGCCCATCTTTAGTCGAAACCGATGCCGAACCATCTTTCACTAGCTGTATTAGATGTGGTGCCTGTGCTTCTGTTTGTCCTAACGACTCATTAAAAGTCGAACAATATGAAGTAATGATTGATGGCACACCTGTTGCTAGAGATAGGATTGCTTTCAACCCATCTAAATGTGATCAATGTGGTGACTGTATCGAGGCATGTCCTTACGACATGATTCATAAAACAGAAAATCCTAAATTACCTATTGCAGGATTCTGTACCTTATGTGGTCAATGTCTTGAAGCATGTCCTGAAGATGCGTTATGCTATAAATAG